One Spirochaeta cellobiosiphila DSM 17781 DNA window includes the following coding sequences:
- a CDS encoding 3TM-type holin: NQLESIKMGIQSQMLSYEAEVLKAQRDVLVAEAQGQSWIQRNWRPCLMMVIIAIIGNNYVLLPYLSLVLGKAPKMEMPPELFNLLSIGVGGYVVGRSGEKIALNLKGVREGK, encoded by the coding sequence AATCAGTTGGAATCGATTAAGATGGGTATCCAGTCCCAGATGCTTAGTTATGAGGCTGAGGTCTTAAAGGCGCAGAGGGATGTGCTTGTAGCTGAAGCTCAAGGACAGAGTTGGATACAGAGGAATTGGCGTCCCTGTTTGATGATGGTGATCATTGCCATTATAGGGAATAACTATGTGTTACTTCCTTATCTGAGTCTGGTATTAGGGAAGGCTCCGAAAATGGAAATGCCACCGGAATTGTTTAACCTTCTATCCATTGGGGTTGGCGGTTATGTTGTAGGACGTAGTGGTGAGAAGATTGCTTTGAACTTGAAGGGGGTTAGGGAGGGGAAGTAA